The following are encoded in a window of Labrus bergylta chromosome 16, fLabBer1.1, whole genome shotgun sequence genomic DNA:
- the cdk21 gene encoding cyclin-dependent kinase 6 isoform X1, with translation MDVCTKPLCYELLAEVGEGSYGTVYKAREVGGKQRLLAVKKFNIRGDTTESGIPAFMIREVALMRKMNYFNHPNIVRLLEASTVPDGRSLNLTLVLEYIDQDLSTYLSNAPASGLSRECIKDVMQQLLQGLDYLHTNMVLHRDLKPENILVSSCGEVKIADFGLARIYTFNIALTPGVVTLWYRAPEVLLNSVYMSSVDMWSAGCIFAELFLLRPLFKGYTEVQQLQKIFEVIGLPSEEDWPKDSPVSYSISYGPKGSNTMLLHNLGPCENNLLAQCLAFRPSHRISAAKALAHPFFMKH, from the exons ATGGACGTGTGCACTAAACCTTTGTGCTACGAGCTCCTGGCAGAGGTGGGAGAGGGCTCCTACGGTACGGTGTATAAAGCCAGAGAGGTGGGGGGGAAACAGCGCCTCCTGGCGGTCAAGAAGTTCAACATCCGTGGAGACACAACAGAGAGCGGGATCCCTGCTTTCATGATCCGAGAGGTGGCGCTGATGCGCAAAATGAATTACTTCAACCACCCCAACATTGTCAG GCTGCTGGAGGCGTCCACTGTCCCAGATGGCAGGAGCCTGAACCTCACTCTGGTGTTGGAATACATCGACCAGGACCTGTCCACCTACCTGTCAAACGCTCCTGCTTCTGGACTTAGTCGTGAATGCATCAAG GATGTGATGCAGCAGCTGTTGCAAGGATTAGACTACCTCCACACAAACATGGTGCTACACCGTGACCTGAAACCAGAAAACATCCTGGTCAGCAGCTGCGGGGAAGTCAAGATTGCAGACTTCGGACTGGCACGGATCTACACTTTTAATATCGCTCTGACTCCAGGT GTGGTGACGCTGTGGTACAGAGCTCCTGAGGTGCTGCTCAACTCTGTTTACATGTCCTCTGTGGACATGTGGAGCGCCGGCTGCATCTTTGCTGAGCTTTTCCTCTTGAG ACCGCTGTTTAAGGGCTACACAGAGGTGCAGCAGCTGCAAAAGATCTTTGA gGTGATCGGTTTGCCCAGCGAGGAGGACTGGCCCAAGGACAGTCCAGTCTCATACTCCATCAGCTACGGACCAAAAGGCTCCAACACTATGCTGCTGCACAACCTGGGACCATGCGAGAACAACCTACTAGCT CAATGTTTGGCATTCAGACCAAGCCATCGCATCTCAGCTGCCAAAGCCCTGGCCCATCCTTTCTTCATGAAGCACTGA
- the cdk21 gene encoding cyclin-dependent kinase 6 isoform X2, with protein MDVCTKPLCYELLAEVGEGSYGTVYKAREVGGKQRLLAVKKFNIRGDTTESGIPAFMIREVALMRKMNYFNHPNIVRLLEASTVPDGRSLNLTLVLEYIDQDLSTYLSNAPASGLSRECIKDVMQQLLQGLDYLHTNMVLHRDLKPENILVSSCGEVKIADFGLARIYTFNIALTPGVVTLWYRAPEVLLNSVYMSSVDMWSAGCIFAELFLLRVIGLPSEEDWPKDSPVSYSISYGPKGSNTMLLHNLGPCENNLLAQCLAFRPSHRISAAKALAHPFFMKH; from the exons ATGGACGTGTGCACTAAACCTTTGTGCTACGAGCTCCTGGCAGAGGTGGGAGAGGGCTCCTACGGTACGGTGTATAAAGCCAGAGAGGTGGGGGGGAAACAGCGCCTCCTGGCGGTCAAGAAGTTCAACATCCGTGGAGACACAACAGAGAGCGGGATCCCTGCTTTCATGATCCGAGAGGTGGCGCTGATGCGCAAAATGAATTACTTCAACCACCCCAACATTGTCAG GCTGCTGGAGGCGTCCACTGTCCCAGATGGCAGGAGCCTGAACCTCACTCTGGTGTTGGAATACATCGACCAGGACCTGTCCACCTACCTGTCAAACGCTCCTGCTTCTGGACTTAGTCGTGAATGCATCAAG GATGTGATGCAGCAGCTGTTGCAAGGATTAGACTACCTCCACACAAACATGGTGCTACACCGTGACCTGAAACCAGAAAACATCCTGGTCAGCAGCTGCGGGGAAGTCAAGATTGCAGACTTCGGACTGGCACGGATCTACACTTTTAATATCGCTCTGACTCCAGGT GTGGTGACGCTGTGGTACAGAGCTCCTGAGGTGCTGCTCAACTCTGTTTACATGTCCTCTGTGGACATGTGGAGCGCCGGCTGCATCTTTGCTGAGCTTTTCCTCTTGAG gGTGATCGGTTTGCCCAGCGAGGAGGACTGGCCCAAGGACAGTCCAGTCTCATACTCCATCAGCTACGGACCAAAAGGCTCCAACACTATGCTGCTGCACAACCTGGGACCATGCGAGAACAACCTACTAGCT CAATGTTTGGCATTCAGACCAAGCCATCGCATCTCAGCTGCCAAAGCCCTGGCCCATCCTTTCTTCATGAAGCACTGA